One Drechmeria coniospora strain ARSEF 6962 chromosome 01, whole genome shotgun sequence genomic region harbors:
- a CDS encoding Orotate phosphoribosyltransferase, protein MAAQLPAYKQSFLKAAIDGGVLKFGSFELKSKRISPYFFNAGEFHSARLAGAISSAFAQTIIDAQRSTGLDFDVVFGPAYKGIPLCSAITIKLGEQAPECLDKISYSFDRKEAKDHGEGGNIVGASLKNQKVLIVDDVITAGTAKREAIEKIRKEGGIVAGIVVALDRMEKLPAADGDDSKPGPSAIGELRKEYGIPIFAILTLDDIIAGMKGFASDDDVQRTEAYRKMYKSTD, encoded by the coding sequence ATGGCGGCGCAACTTCCAGCGTATAAGCAGAGCTTTCTCAAAGCTGCCATCGACGGAGGTGTCCTCAAGTTTGGAAGCTTTGAGCTCAAGTCGAAGAGGATATCGCCCTATTTCTTCAACGCCGGCGAGTTCCATTCCGCGCGTCTCGCCGGAGCCATCTCCTCCGCCTTTGCGCAGACCATCATCGACGCGCAGAGGAGCACAGGCTTGGACTTCGATGTCGTCTTCGGGCCCGCGTACAAGGGTATCCCCCTCTGCTCCGCAATCACCATTAAGCTCGGCGAACAGGCGCCAGAGTGCCTCGACAAAATCTCCTACTCCTTCGATcgcaaggaggccaaggaccatggcgagggcggcaacaTTGTCGGCGCTTCGTTGAAGAACCAGAAGGttctcatcgtcgacgatgtcATCACCGCCGGTACGGCAAAGAGAGAAGCGATCGAAAAGATTCGAAAAgagggcggcatcgtcgcaggcatcgtcgtcgccctggACCGGATGGAAAAGCTACCGGCAGCCGACGGGGACGACTCGAAGCCCGGCCCGAGTGCCATCGGCGAGCTGAGAAAGGAATATGGCATTCCCATTTTTGCCATCTTGACCTTGGACGACATTATCGCCGGAATGAAGGGCTTCGCTTCCGACGATGACGTTCAGCGCACCGAGGCGTACCGAAAGATGTACAAATCGACAGACTAA